GCGCGCAGCAGCCCGCGGGTCCAGCGCAGGCCCTCCTCCGCCTCCTCGCCCTCCGCGGCGAGCGAACCGGCGATGGACCGCTCCAGGGCGGCGGGCAGCGCCGTGCCGGGGGCGGTGGCGGCGAGCTCGGCCCGCCAGCGGTCGGCGCCGCCCGCGAGGAGCGGGGCGACGGCGTCCTGCTTGGAGCGGAAGTAGCGGTAGAAGGTGCGCAGCGCGACCCCGGCCCGCTGGGCGATGTCCTCGGCGGTGGTGTCGTCCGGGCCCCGCTCGGTGAACAGCTCGGCGGCCGCGCGGGCGATGTCCAGCTGCGTGGCCGCCTTGCGGCGCTCCGTCAGGGAGGGGCTCCTGGGGGGTGCGGTGCCGTCGGCCGGCTTCTTGTCGCTCACGCCACCCAGCGTACGCCCGCGACTGCCATGCGTGCACTTTGTGCAGCTATGGCAAAACGTGCCACTTAGGCGTACGGTGGCGAGCATCCCCCGGATAGCTC
The DNA window shown above is from Streptomyces showdoensis and carries:
- a CDS encoding TetR/AcrR family transcriptional regulator, with protein sequence MSDKKPADGTAPPRSPSLTERRKAATQLDIARAAAELFTERGPDDTTAEDIAQRAGVALRTFYRYFRSKQDAVAPLLAGGADRWRAELAATAPGTALPAALERSIAGSLAAEGEEAEEGLRWTRGLLRAAEHDPALRAVWYRVNQESEDRLRGVLAGLAGPSADPLELRLAAAAATDAIRIALETWAETDAPSRGEGSPAALAVRCLRELMGGMRVLGVAGGG